The Lepeophtheirus salmonis chromosome 3, UVic_Lsal_1.4, whole genome shotgun sequence genomic interval ttatcatattaataattttgcagAATACAATTGTCAATACGGGCTTACTCAAACCTGAAGGTCTTGCTTGCGATTggattggtaaaaaaatttattggaccGACTCCGAAACAAAGAGGATTGAAGTATCTAGCTTAGTTTTAAATTCCTCTGAAAGAAAAGTATTGGTATGGGAGGATTTGGATTTACCAAGAGCTATTGTCTTATCTCCCAAGGATGGGTAtgtgtatttcataattaattaattaatatttctaattgttTCTAATTATACATAGACTTATGTTTTGGTCCGATTGGGGAACATATCCTAAAATTGAAAGAGCTGGAATGGATGGATCTGATAGGCGTCTATTGGTAGATCAGAATTTGGGTTGGCCGAATGGGATTACTTTGGATTATGAAAATAGGTTGCTCTATTGGATTGAAGCCAAATGGCATTACATAGCTTCTGTGGATTGGGAGGGAAAAGATCAGAagaattattattctgataagAATGATTTACCTCAGCCCTTTGCCATATCTTTCAAAGGGAACGCCCTTTATTGGACAGATTGGACGACAAAGTAAGTCTtataaacttattatatttgtctatctacaatttaatttaaatttttagttctCTTCATACCATGAATATATCTACTTGGTATGAAAACTCAAAAACAATTGACCGAATAAAGCTTCGAGGAAAGTTAACGCCCATggatattaaagtttttgagcCAAGTAGACAAAAAGTTCCTGAAATTCCATCACACTGTTCCATTGATAATGGGGGATGCTCTCATCTCTGTCTATCCAGTCCCATTTCGTACTCTTGCTCCTGTCCTACAGGTCTTCAAATGGTTGATGAGTCAAACTGTGCggaagaatttaaaaatgtcttGCTCATGGCTAGAAGGGATGATCTTCGAAAAATCAGTTTAGATACTCCTGATTTGACGGATCTAGTAATTCCACTTCaatttgatgataataattCAAGCTCAAAACACGAAATGAATTCCATTGCCATTGATTATGATCCTGTACTTGGAGATGTATACTGGACGGATCAATTTCTAGGTATTCATAGAGCCAAATTAGATGGTTCTGAAGTGACTGATGTCATCATCGATGAAGTTGACCATCCTGACGGCTTAGCTGTGGATTGGTTGACTCGAAATGTGTATTGGTCGGACACTGGAACAGATAGAATAGAAGTAGCTAGATTGAACGATGGTAAAATTCGTCGTGTAGTCGTATCAGGTGATTTGGATGAACCCAGAGGGATTGCTCTAGATCCAATGCGAGGTTGGATGTACTGGTCTGACTGGGGAAAGCCAGCCAAAATTGAAAAAGCTTGGATGGATGGTCGCCATAGAGAAATCCTTGTTTCAGAAGGAATCGTTTGGCCCAATGGTGTAACGATTGACATTGAGGCTCAAAAGCTTTACTGGTGTGATGCCAAAACGGATAAAATAGAAGTTATCAACGTTGATGGCACTGGAAGGCGCGTCATTGTTTCTGAAATTTTACCTCATCCTTTTGGATTAACTGTTTTAGGTGACTATGTATATTGGACTGATTGGAGAGAAAAGACTTTAGAACGGGCACATAAAGATTCTGGAGAGGAACGAGAAATATTGATTAATCATTTGAAGGGCCTTATGGGTTTAAAAGCATCAACTACTCATCCCAATAGTGATTGGAATAACGGTTGTAGTTTGAATAATGGTGGATGCTCACATTTATGCTTATTTACACCATCTGGCCGTGTGTGTGCCTGCCCTAATGACCATGAACTTACTTCGAAAGGCAATACTTGTGAAATACCAGATGCTTACCTTTTATATACTCGAAAAGACAATATTGGTAGAGTTAGCATAAGGAATCCTGAACACAATGGATTTACATTACCTTTAAAAGACGTAAGACATGCATCAGCTTTGGATTACGATAATGGAGAAGCTAGGATCTATTGGACAGACATTGAAGATAAAGCCATTTCTAGATCTTATTTAAATGGCTCTCATCAAGAAGCTATAATAGAATTTGGTTTAGATTTTCCCGATGGACTTGCTTTTGACTGGATTTCTCGAAATATTTATTGGACGGATATGGGGTTACATCGAATTGAAGTATTTTCTAGCAAAACATCAAAGAGGAAATGTTTGATTTGGAAGAATTTGCATTCACCTTCCTCTCTTGTTCTTGATCCCGTCAATGGTGATATGTATTGGTCCTCTTGGGGGGAAAAgccttttattgaaaaatcagCTCTTGATGGTAGCTCAcggtccatttttttaaacgatgTTGGGAGATCATATGGATTAACCATTGACTTTACAGCATCTCTTCTATACTGGTCTGATCTTGATGGAAGCTCAATAGCCTTTGTATCCCTGGTAGAAAATTCTGATAAAACTATCACACGTCTTTTATCTGATACCATCAAACAACCATATGGATTGACTTTATACAAAGACACTATATATTGGTCAGACTGGGATAAATCTACAATTGAGAAGGCTAACAAAAATGACGGCTCTGAGagaattattttgcaaaataaattggATGAAGTAATGGACATTTTGGTGATCcaggatcaaaataaaattggaacAAATCCGTGTGCTGTATCGAACGGCAATTGTTCGGATCTCTGCCTCTTTGTCTTAGGAAAAGTGACTTGTCAGTGCCCATCACATTACGAGACCCGAGGTGGTAATAACAAATGCCTTCCACCCAATTCATTTATTCTATACTCGCAAAAGAATAAAGTATCACGCCTCTTATTAGATGACGAACATCATGTCCCAGATGTCACTTTACCCATTAAAGGACTGCGCAACATAAAATCTGCTACATTTGATCCTATTGATCGAATGCTTTATTGGATTGATCTTGGTGGAAATCGTAGAAATAAAGATGAAGATAGGATTGTTACTATTCGAAGAGCACATGATCTCAACGGAACCCTAATTGATAAACATTGGTTGAGTTTGAAAGAGAAGGATTTTTTACCTTTTGATATTGCAGTGGATTATATTAATCGAATTTTGGTTTGGAGTTGTGAAAAGACAAATGCAATTAACGTCACAAAATTAGATGATGGCGAAAAATGGTCTGGAGGACTTATTTTATCATCCAGTATGGGTGACAAACCTCGTTGTATcgaaattcattcaaaaaaagggtaaaaatatttatttcaagcgaaagtttattttacttattcttttttctttagattgattttttggACAAATGTGGATGCTCCTCTTCGAATAGAACGTTGTTCGATTGATGgccaaaatagaaaaatactcGTAGATACTAGTCTTAGCTCAATTTCAGATATTGAAGTAGATGAAGCtgataacttattattttgggTGGACGTAGATACATTCCGGATCGAATCGTCAGATTTAGAAGGAAATCGACGACAAGTTCTTGTCAATCTGGAAAAATCAAGGAACAAAAACGAACCCGTATTTATTGCAGTGgatgatttatatttagtttgggGCATTCGTGATGCTTTGAGTTTATATATTGCTGATAAACGTACTGGCTTACATCAAcgtattttaaaatcaaatattaagcaTATGAGTGCTCTTATATCTGTCAACGTCGTAAAGAAACTAAATCATCCATGTTTTTCGTCGGATTGCTCAAACTTGTGTTTACCATCTGGCGCATGCTCTTGTTCTCCGGGTCTTGTTCTTAATCCTGATGGTAGAACTTGTGGTAGTCCACCCACCTGCCAGCCGGATCAGTTTACTTGCAATTCGGGAACTCCAAGTTGTATCCCATTTCAATGGAGATGTGATGGTCAGCCAGAATGTTCCGATCATTCTGATGAAATGGATTGTCCAGAATGTGGAGTGAATCAGTTTAGGTGCCAAAACGGACAGTGTATCAATGGAACTAATCTTtgtgataaaattaatcattgctCTGATAATTCAGATGAACTTAATTGTTGTCTTGGGAATCAATTTCAGTGTGTGTTGAGTAAGGAATGTATACCCAGAAATATGACATGTAATTCCTTCTCTGACTGTAGTGATGGCTCAGACGAAATGCTACCTCAATGCAACGTTGTAGGGAGTGAAGGTAATGATGACTCCTCCATGGACTCGAATATGATGCTCACAAAGCCCTCAGTACCTTCTAATACATCCACCtatcttattgttatttttgttggaTTAATGTCTATTTTGGTTTTTGGTCTCAgtgtttattattgtaaaagaaAGAGTTTGGCTGTGGAAAACGAAGTGGACTCTAGAGATCCTCTTGCTATATCTGCATCGAATCCAATGCTGAATAAAAATAACCCTCCTATCCTTGATCAACGCTCAATCATTACAAATGATCCTATACTCAAACTACCCATCAACACTGGGATTATGTATGATCGTAGTCATGTAACAGGTGCAAGTTCTAGCTCTTCACGTAATGGATCAGTCCTACCCAATAATTCTTATGCTGGGCCACACCCCTCCCCAGCTACATCTGTCATTTCTCACAATGTTATTAGGAGACCTCATcctcatttttcttcaaatcgCACACCCCCTCCGACTCCTTGTTCTACAGACATAAATGAAGAAGAGTCGGAATATTATTCTCACATACCCATCCGACCTCATTTCCCCTCAGCTGCTAATTCTGTATATGATAGTGAAACCTATGGACCAACTAAACCCCGGCAGCTACTTAGCACTGAAGAGTCCTCTCCTCCTCGAGACTCGTCTTGTCCTCCTTCACCAAATACAGAGAGGtcatttttcattgataaaTCATTATTACCTCCGGGTGGACCCCCTCCATCCCCTGTTCCTTCTATAGACGATGAAACGcttaataatcatattattaatcCATAACGCATAAAAAACTTACTTGATTTGTACATCAATATTCattcagttattattattaaagtatttttttgtagcaaGTAATAATCACATTgagttagtatattttttataagattattgttcatatatacatatatatatattatatattattatcctaTTATATAGAGAGAcgcaatattatatatttcctaCTTccgcttttattattattgtatttttaggtacaatgtatattatttttttatactgatttcatttaatgaataaagatgtttttgtttaacaaaaagCCGTCGtgtgtttttggtttttatttctaGATGGACTGTCATAAATTCAAATCTCCCACCTTTCCTCCCCTTACTGATTGCGTCATGTGACGTCATGatcattttctctcttttttttatttctctagcTCCTCTTCTTTCTCCCTCCTCCACACACTGCACTCAAGAGACGACGAAGTGCTGTAATCGAGTGTTGACTGCTACTGTGCTAGTGGTGAGTGAGAGAGAAATCCCCAGATATTGGACGGCATATTGGGTGTCTTATCAAACTACTATGAGTGATGACTACCCATACTTGTACTCCTCCccaatacattgaatatttgttcgACTCGAAGCATTAGAGTATTAATTGAAGTGATGACGGAGGCCTCCAAGTCCAAAGACGGTAAGAGTCTCGCATTTCTTTCTAGAGCGTTCCTTCTTTTGGCTATGGATTTAAGACTCTCCCTTTCCTTTGGTCTGACTTGAATCcattatattatctatttagtATTTCCGCCAAAATGAGTTTGGAGGGAATATTCATTATTGACTATAAGGATTGATTGTCCATCTCTAGCTATGAATTGAGGCTGGATCATCCTGATACTCCTTGATTTCCTATCCTTTTACGTACAAACGTCCTCGGAATCCATccaagagagaaagaaagagcaAGGGTCTATTAATTCTACTCCTCGACCTCTTTAGGGGCTCTTTCGGAGGAAGGAAgtcttataaattaattgaattccTTATAAGTTAATCTTACAACAtgagaggattttttttattttacgtaaTAATATACGCAAGATACCTACTCCAAGAAATCCCAATGGTCCTATACCATTACCTCGAAATAGAATATCGTGAAAGAAGTAGATTTAgtatgtggtgcgtcaatataaaaacaatcttgaacaaaaattatgaaaatcagaaaatccaatataattttttccttcataaaaacatacaactcaatatttcatttacatatttgacttaattgtagCCTTTCTATTCAAATTACGGGGAGGATTTAATATAcacaataattttagctatattgTAAAATCGTTATTGGATTTAAGAGAATTATATTGGCCccttccaaataaatatattcatttctcCTACTTTTAACTTGGAGACGATGCTCTTTGGCTACACTAACTAGTAGAATTGGCGGCACGCCCAAAAGTTTAATAAGAATAGCTTGTTAATAGAAATGGATGATAATTCCtcattaaagaatacaaatacaatccacactaaattttgaaaaaaatcattgtattgACGGGCCACTTATTACAATTTACATAGAATAAATTCATGTTTTAGGAAtatatgttcttcttttttgcatatatgtagatattatgcAAAGACTCTCACTATTTTTTGCAC includes:
- the arr gene encoding low-density lipoprotein receptor-related protein 6 produces the protein MLLLLRIILLVFCCVSQGVRGRPYILFANKKDIRLVEVPPDESQGPPKTTIVVKHLEDATAFDFFLEDGIVCWTEIAPKVIRCSEIDPRKKGRVKKNTIVNTGLLKPEGLACDWIGKKIYWTDSETKRIEVSSLVLNSSERKVLVWEDLDLPRAIVLSPKDGLMFWSDWGTYPKIERAGMDGSDRRLLVDQNLGWPNGITLDYENRLLYWIEAKWHYIASVDWEGKDQKNYYSDKNDLPQPFAISFKGNALYWTDWTTNSLHTMNISTWYENSKTIDRIKLRGKLTPMDIKVFEPSRQKVPEIPSHCSIDNGGCSHLCLSSPISYSCSCPTGLQMVDESNCAEEFKNVLLMARRDDLRKISLDTPDLTDLVIPLQFDDNNSSSKHEMNSIAIDYDPVLGDVYWTDQFLGIHRAKLDGSEVTDVIIDEVDHPDGLAVDWLTRNVYWSDTGTDRIEVARLNDGKIRRVVVSGDLDEPRGIALDPMRGWMYWSDWGKPAKIEKAWMDGRHREILVSEGIVWPNGVTIDIEAQKLYWCDAKTDKIEVINVDGTGRRVIVSEILPHPFGLTVLGDYVYWTDWREKTLERAHKDSGEEREILINHLKGLMGLKASTTHPNSDWNNGCSLNNGGCSHLCLFTPSGRVCACPNDHELTSKGNTCEIPDAYLLYTRKDNIGRVSIRNPEHNGFTLPLKDVRHASALDYDNGEARIYWTDIEDKAISRSYLNGSHQEAIIEFGLDFPDGLAFDWISRNIYWTDMGLHRIEVFSSKTSKRKCLIWKNLHSPSSLVLDPVNGDMYWSSWGEKPFIEKSALDGSSRSIFLNDVGRSYGLTIDFTASLLYWSDLDGSSIAFVSLVENSDKTITRLLSDTIKQPYGLTLYKDTIYWSDWDKSTIEKANKNDGSERIILQNKLDEVMDILVIQDQNKIGTNPCAVSNGNCSDLCLFVLGKVTCQCPSHYETRGGNNKCLPPNSFILYSQKNKVSRLLLDDEHHVPDVTLPIKGLRNIKSATFDPIDRMLYWIDLGGNRRNKDEDRIVTIRRAHDLNGTLIDKHWLSLKEKDFLPFDIAVDYINRILVWSCEKTNAINVTKLDDGEKWSGGLILSSSMGDKPRCIEIHSKKGLIFWTNVDAPLRIERCSIDGQNRKILVDTSLSSISDIEVDEADNLLFWVDVDTFRIESSDLEGNRRQVLVNLEKSRNKNEPVFIAVDDLYLVWGIRDALSLYIADKRTGLHQRILKSNIKHMSALISVNVVKKLNHPCFSSDCSNLCLPSGACSCSPGLVLNPDGRTCGSPPTCQPDQFTCNSGTPSCIPFQWRCDGQPECSDHSDEMDCPECGVNQFRCQNGQCINGTNLCDKINHCSDNSDELNCCLGNQFQCVLSKECIPRNMTCNSFSDCSDGSDEMLPQCNVVGSEGNDDSSMDSNMMLTKPSVPSNTSTYLIVIFVGLMSILVFGLSVYYCKRKSLAVENEVDSRDPLAISASNPMLNKNNPPILDQRSIITNDPILKLPINTGIMYDRSHVTGASSSSSRNGSVLPNNSYAGPHPSPATSVISHNVIRRPHPHFSSNRTPPPTPCSTDINEEESEYYSHIPIRPHFPSAANSVYDSETYGPTKPRQLLSTEESSPPRDSSCPPSPNTERSFFIDKSLLPPGGPPPSPVPSIDDETLNNHIINP